In Nymphaea colorata isolate Beijing-Zhang1983 chromosome 3, ASM883128v2, whole genome shotgun sequence, a genomic segment contains:
- the LOC116250008 gene encoding mediator of RNA polymerase II transcription subunit 27-like has translation MKIFYPIYRALQYFLGAEGHGSLQLLLRWICSYHTLFSKVCSKCGRLLALDRQSSLHLPPVCHTYRQSHVTRTGAYSQMPSTLKDLHSDPPKAYHFGCSPDDI, from the exons atgaaaatattttatcccATTT ACAGGGCacttcaatattttcttggtGCCGAAGGCCATGGATCACTTCAACTACTTctg CGTTGGATTTGCAGCTACCACACACTGTTTAGCAAGGTTTGCAG TAAATGTGGGCGTCTGCTAGCTTTGGATAGGCAATCTTCCTTGCATCTGCCACCGGTCTGTCACACTTATCGGCAGTCACATGTGACTAGAACTGGTGCATATTCCCAGATGCCTTCAACACTGAAAGACCTGCATTCAGATCCTCCGAAGGCATATCACTTTGGCTGTTCTCCAGATGACATCTAG
- the LOC126409885 gene encoding mediator of RNA polymerase II transcription subunit 27-like has product MRLALKAFAGQKKRFFPHLEDEMHNQKHSGEFGASKKLATSVSSVVVHKDEPYSERSLSDILNDIEAESSFAKISTYQRLDWLKRASSLSPSANEPPGETSKENNVHTSSKIRAEVQGAPALDQIAVIELLVPSVFRAVVSLNPAGSINRDAVAFFSPDEGGSYIHARGSSVYRVFRNITVTKGFPFFPLLQIHITLLESVRIFDCPQLYRSGLLDQLHVCCSLFL; this is encoded by the exons TGAAGATGAAATGCACAATCAGAAGCACTCTGGGGAGTTTGGTGCTTCAAAGAAACTTGCCACCTCAGTATCATCAGTGGTGGTTCATAAAGATGAGCCTTATTCTGAAAGAAGTTTATCTGACATTCTAAATGACATAGAAGCAGAATCATCCTTCGCAAAAATCTCTACTTACCAACGTTTGGATTGGTTAAAAAGAGCCTCTTCATTATCTCCATCAGCAAATGAACCCCCTGGAGAGAcctcaaaagaaaacaatgtcCATACCTCAAGTAAAATACGGGCAGAAGTGCAAGGTGCACCAGCTTTGGATCAAATTGCAGTCATAGAATTGTTGGTTCCGTCTGTCTTCAGAGCTGTAGTGTCACTAAATCCAGCTGGCTCCATCAACCGTGATGCAGTTGCCTTCTTCTCCCCAGATGAG GGTGGTAGCTATATCCATGCACGTGGTTCATCAGTCTATCGTGTATTTCGAAATATCACGGTAACCAAAGGATTtccctttttccctttattGCAGATACATATTACGTTATTGGAATCAGTTAGAATATTTGATTGTCCACAGCTTTATCGAAGTGGGCTCTTAGATCAGTTGCATGTGTGttgctctctttttctttag
- the LOC116250642 gene encoding mediator of RNA polymerase II transcription subunit 27 isoform X1 encodes MALERPDPGATKAEAPPKQVALAMEQLTEAARIIADIRVGADRFLEALFVAASAPPSARPIHLIQGEESAMQENLQKLRLIGKKLEASGVLTGSNRTRGSPWGLHMPLVCRDGSVVAYAWKRQLAGQAAASAVDRSRLALKAFADQKKRFFPHLEDEMHNQKHSGEFGASKKLATSVSSVVVHKDEPYSERSLSDILNDIEAESSFAKISTYQRLDWLKRASSLSPSANEPPGETSKENNVHTSSKIRAEVQGAPALDQIAVIELLVPSVFRAVVSLNPAGSINPDAVAFFSPDEGGSYIHARGSSVYHVFRNITEYADRALQYFLGAEGHGSLQLLLRWICSYHTLFSKVCSKCGRLLALDRQSSLHLPPVCHTYRQSHVTRTGAYSQMPSTLKDLHSDPPKAYHFGCSPDDI; translated from the exons ATGGCGTTGGAGAGGCCAGACCCCGGAGCCACGAAGGCGGAGGCACCGCCCAAGCAGGTGGCGCTAGCTATGGAGCAGCTGACGGAGGCAGCGCGGATCATCGCCGATATCAGGGTGGGGGCCGACCGCTTTCTGGAGGCGCTCTTCGTGGCTGCCTCTGCCCCTCCCTCCGCCCGACCCATCCACCTTATCCAAGGCGAGGAGTCGGCTATGCAGGAAAACCTCCAGAAGCTCCGATTAATCG GGAAAAAGCTAGAAGCATCTGGAGTGTTAACTGGGTCCAACCGAACACGAGGAAGTCCTTGGGGTTTGCACATGCCACTTGTTTGTCGTGATGGTTCTGTGGTTGCATATGCTTGGAAGCGGCAACTGGCTGGTCAGGCTGCTGCTTCAGCGGTTGATAGATCCAG GTTAGCTCTCAAAGCGTTTGCAGATCAGAAGAAGCGCTTCTTTCCACACCTTGAAGATGAGATGCACAATCAGAAGCACTCTGGGGAGTTTGGTGCTTCAAAGAAACTTGCCACCTCAGTATCATCAGTGGTGGTTCATAAAGATGAGCCTTATTCTGAAAGAAGTTTATCTGACATTCTAAATGACATAGAAGCAGAATCATCCTTCGCAAAAATCTCTACTTACCAACGTTTGGATTGGTTAAAAAGAGCCTCTTCATTATCTCCATCAGCAAATGAACCCCCTGGGGAGAcctcaaaagaaaacaatgtcCATACCTCAAGTAAAATACGGGCAGAAGTGCAAGGTGCACCAGCTTTGGATCAAATTGCAGTCATAGAATTGTTGGTTCCGTCTGTCTTCAGAGCTGTAGTGTCACTAAATCCAGCTGGCTCCATCAACCCTGATGCAGTTGCCTTCTTCTCCCCAGATGAG GGTGGTAGCTATATCCATGCACGTGGTTCATCAGTCTATCATGTATTTCGAAATATCACG GAATATGCAGACAGGGCacttcaatattttcttggtGCTGAAGGCCATGGATCACTTCAACTACTTctg CGTTGGATTTGCAGCTACCACACACTGTTTAGCAAGGTTTGCAG TAAATGTGGGCGTCTGCTAGCTTTGGATAGGCAATCTTCCTTGCATCTGCCACCGGTCTGTCACACTTATCGGCAGTCACATGTGACTAGAACTGGTGCATATTCCCAGATGCCTTCAACACTGAAAGACCTGCATTCAGATCCTCCGAAGGCATATCACTTTGGCTGTTCTCCAGATGACATCTAG
- the LOC116250642 gene encoding mediator of RNA polymerase II transcription subunit 27 isoform X2 — protein MALERPDPGATKAEAPPKQVALAMEQLTEAARIIADIRVGADRFLEALFVAASAPPSARPIHLIQGEESAMQENLQKLRLIGKKLEASGVLTGSNRTRGSPWGLHMPLVCRDGSVVAYAWKRQLAGQAAASAVDRSRLALKAFADQKKRFFPHLEDEMHNQKHSGEFGASKKLATSVSSVVVHKDEPYSERSLSDILNDIEAESSFAKISTYQRLDWLKRASSLSPSANEPPGETSKENNVHTSSKIRAEVQGAPALDQIAVIELLVPSVFRAVVSLNPAGSINPDAVAFFSPDEEYADRALQYFLGAEGHGSLQLLLRWICSYHTLFSKVCSKCGRLLALDRQSSLHLPPVCHTYRQSHVTRTGAYSQMPSTLKDLHSDPPKAYHFGCSPDDI, from the exons ATGGCGTTGGAGAGGCCAGACCCCGGAGCCACGAAGGCGGAGGCACCGCCCAAGCAGGTGGCGCTAGCTATGGAGCAGCTGACGGAGGCAGCGCGGATCATCGCCGATATCAGGGTGGGGGCCGACCGCTTTCTGGAGGCGCTCTTCGTGGCTGCCTCTGCCCCTCCCTCCGCCCGACCCATCCACCTTATCCAAGGCGAGGAGTCGGCTATGCAGGAAAACCTCCAGAAGCTCCGATTAATCG GGAAAAAGCTAGAAGCATCTGGAGTGTTAACTGGGTCCAACCGAACACGAGGAAGTCCTTGGGGTTTGCACATGCCACTTGTTTGTCGTGATGGTTCTGTGGTTGCATATGCTTGGAAGCGGCAACTGGCTGGTCAGGCTGCTGCTTCAGCGGTTGATAGATCCAG GTTAGCTCTCAAAGCGTTTGCAGATCAGAAGAAGCGCTTCTTTCCACACCTTGAAGATGAGATGCACAATCAGAAGCACTCTGGGGAGTTTGGTGCTTCAAAGAAACTTGCCACCTCAGTATCATCAGTGGTGGTTCATAAAGATGAGCCTTATTCTGAAAGAAGTTTATCTGACATTCTAAATGACATAGAAGCAGAATCATCCTTCGCAAAAATCTCTACTTACCAACGTTTGGATTGGTTAAAAAGAGCCTCTTCATTATCTCCATCAGCAAATGAACCCCCTGGGGAGAcctcaaaagaaaacaatgtcCATACCTCAAGTAAAATACGGGCAGAAGTGCAAGGTGCACCAGCTTTGGATCAAATTGCAGTCATAGAATTGTTGGTTCCGTCTGTCTTCAGAGCTGTAGTGTCACTAAATCCAGCTGGCTCCATCAACCCTGATGCAGTTGCCTTCTTCTCCCCAGATGAG GAATATGCAGACAGGGCacttcaatattttcttggtGCTGAAGGCCATGGATCACTTCAACTACTTctg CGTTGGATTTGCAGCTACCACACACTGTTTAGCAAGGTTTGCAG TAAATGTGGGCGTCTGCTAGCTTTGGATAGGCAATCTTCCTTGCATCTGCCACCGGTCTGTCACACTTATCGGCAGTCACATGTGACTAGAACTGGTGCATATTCCCAGATGCCTTCAACACTGAAAGACCTGCATTCAGATCCTCCGAAGGCATATCACTTTGGCTGTTCTCCAGATGACATCTAG